In one window of Amblyomma americanum isolate KBUSLIRL-KWMA chromosome 9, ASM5285725v1, whole genome shotgun sequence DNA:
- the LOC144104607 gene encoding uncharacterized protein LOC144104607, protein MKFFTAAAVCALVACSVFAEDAAKEDKEVEGRGGILGGGLLVGGIGAGVGAGLGGAGIGRGFGVVGGAGYGGAGLVGPGVVGTGLVGAGGLGYGGLGSGGLGYGRLGYGGLGFGGAGYGGLGYGGLRNGRIGYGGLGYGGLGSGGLGYGRLGYGGLGYGGAGYGGLGYGGLRNGRLGYGGLGYGGLGGIGGGYQSGYGSSAGGYQGGYLGGATGYNQGSAGYAGGASNRNVNAYSNNQGYSHSSGFSASDSKSFGSGHKQGSAGFGSGTAGHQAGFGQSSFGKAAGAGFGGGYLG, encoded by the coding sequence TTCTTCACAGCTGCTGCTGTCTGCGCCCTTGTGGCATGCAGCGTCTTCGCTGAAGATGCTGCCAAGGAGGACAAGGAGGTCGAAGGTCGTGGAGGCATCCTCGGCGGTGGCCTCTTAGTCGGTGGCATCGGTGCCGGAGTGGGAGCTGGTCTCGGAGGCGCTGGGATCGGCCGTGGATTCGGAGTAGTTGGCGGTGCCGGTTACGGTGGAGCTGGTCTTGTCGGTCCCGGAGTCGTTGGCACTGGACTCGTTGGAGCAGGTGGCCTCGGATATGGTGGTCTTGGCAGTGGTGGTCTTGGATATGGCCGTCTGGGATATGGCGGTCTTGGATTTGGAGGTGCCGGATATGGTGGCCTCGGCTATGGCGGTCTTAGAAATGGTCGTATCGGTTATGGAGGTCTTGGATATGGTGGTCTTGGCAGTGGTGGTCTTGGATACGGTCGTCTTGGATATGGAGGTCTCGGCTATGGCGGTGCCGGGTATGGTGGCCTCGGTTATGGTGGCCTTAGAAACGGTCGTCTCGGATACGGTGGTCTCGGATACGGCGGTCTCGGAGGAATTGGAGGCGGCTACCAGTCCGGTTACGGATCCTCGGCTGGCGGCTACCAGGGCGGATACCTGGGCGGCGCCACCGGCTACAACCAGGGATCCGCTGGCTATGCCGGAGGTGCCTCCAACAGGAACGTGAACGCCTACAGCAACAACCAGGGCTACAGCCACAGCTCTGGCTTCTCCGCCAGCGACAGCAAGAGCTTCGGCTCCGGCCACAAACAGGGCTCCGCGGGTTTCGGTAGCGGCACTGCTGGACACCAGGCTGGCTTCGGCCAGTCGTCGTTTGGAAAGGCCGCCGGGGCTGGCTTCGGTGGAGGTTACCTTGGCTAA